A genomic window from Coccinella septempunctata chromosome 9, icCocSept1.1, whole genome shotgun sequence includes:
- the LOC123320059 gene encoding muscle calcium channel subunit alpha-1 isoform X2, producing MEAAVTKTMTPGQAAAAQPNGPYSTTVQPKRPARRGPKAIPEKPPRAFFCLTLKNPIRKLCISIIDWKPFEYIILLTILGNCVALALFTPFPNGDSNQTNAYLEDVEYIFLVVFTAECIMKIVAYGFLMHQGAYLRNGWNLLDFTIVVIGMVSPLIQLFTDGTFDVKALRAFRVLRPLRLVSGVPSLQIVLNSILRAMVPLLHIAFLVLFVMIIYAIIGLELFSDKLNSTCYDAANNYQIMENPHPCSMENETSGFNCTDVGETYVCKTGWSGPNNGITTFDNFGLSMLTVFQCITLEGWTDVLYNIQDALGRTWQWSYFVSMVILGAFFVMNLILGVLSGEFSKEREKAKSRGDFQKLREKQQIEEDLRGYLDWITQAEDIEPEGEVEQQAQDTKVNTRNEMESTDRLGEEESQKESWFKKRKKCFDRFNRKSRRMCRKAVKSQAFYWLIIILVFLNTLVLASEHHGQPIWLDQFQDITNIFFIALFTLEMLVKMYSLGLQGYFVSQFNRFDCFVVIGSIVETVLTQKSIMPPLGISVLRCVRLLRVFKVTKYWKSLSNLVVSLLNSIQSIASLLLLLFLFIVIFALLGMQVFGGRFNYNKYEDKPRSNFDCFWQALLTVFQILTGEDWNVVMYNGIEAYGGVGFPGILACIYFIILFICGNYILLNVFLAIAVDNLADAESLSDVEKEEGDQGEEENRSRTVTPILEEGAEEQSVEEETEEEGQYGSERSGSKKDNGSETKIDLEEEEDEVYEDEFNEEDKLEEEEAIEDIPRPRRRFSEIHVVNKIKPIPKGTSFFIFSHTNKFRVFCHWFCNHSVFSNVILVCILVSSALLALEEPVKTDSDDFFTSLPATCDPYFTAIFTVELLLKTIAYGCILHEGAFFRSAFNVLDLIVVCVSLTSIWSGEAGMSVFKILRVLKVLRPLRAINRAKGLKHVVQCVIVAIKTIGNIVLVTCLLQFMFAVIGVQLFKGKFSVCSDHSKLEAAHCNGTFIIYQEGDINRPKIVERLWTTNRFHFDNVAKAMLTLFTVSTFEGWPNLLHVSIDSHEENKGPILNFRPVVAVYYITYIIIIAFFMVNIFVGFVIVTFQNEGEQEYKNCDLDKNQRNCIEFALKAKPVRRYIPKERIQYKVWWFVTSKPFEYAIFVLILINTITLAMKIPNPSPLYTMILDESNMAFTAIFAMEFIFKLAAFRVRNYLRDAWNMFDFVIVLGGFIDIVYQEVFPGGGSFKFTGKFFRLFRVMRLIKLLSKGEGIRTLLWTFLKSFQALPYVALLVLMLFFIYAVIGMQTFGKIESRSSEGNINRNSNFATFFQAILVLFRSATGEAWQEIMMDCADSKAKCDSRLGQEYCGSDISYPYFISFYVLCSFLIINLFVAVIMDNFDYLTRDWSILGCHHLDEFIRLWSEYDPDAKGRIKHLDVVTLLRKISPPLGFGKLCPYRIACKRLVSMNMPLNSDGTVYFNATLFAVVRTSLKIKTEGNIDDANAELRAVIKKIWKRTDPKLLDQVVPPPGVDDEVTVGKFYATFLIQDYFKRFKKRKEEELKGGDKETQHTVTLQAGLRTLHEAGPELKRAISGNLDEMIEPEPTHRRNHTLFGSVWSSMRRGASFREKFLNMNSTKPKQATIDSSIEFLPFNAVRRGTKDGINHVSPLGRSVPGVTETPDFLQPIYKGRPNGNVTTGDLALSNDTTPPFEVVGSAESLVGRILTEQGLGEYADPDFIRYTSKEMQEAMEMTQEEMDRAAHQILQRERQLLAQSQL from the exons ATGGAAGCAGCAGTTACAAAAACCATGACCCCTGGTCAAGCTGCTGCTGCCCAACCTAATGGACCATACTCGACAACTGTTCAGCCAAAAAGACCTGCTCGAAGAGGCCCAAAAGCAATACCAGAAAAACCACCACGCGCCTTTTTCTGTCTGACCCTGAAAAATCCCATAAGGAAGCTCTGCATCAGCATCATAGACTGGAA ACCCTTTGAGTACATCATCCTCTTGACCATCTTAGGAAACTGCGTGGCCTTAGCTTTGTTCACACCCTTTCCAAATGGCGATTCCAACCAAACCAACGCGTATTTG GAAGACGTGGAGTACATCTTTTTGGTTGTCTTCACTGCTGAGTGCATAATGAAGATTGTAGCTTATGGTTTTTTGATGCATCAAGGAGCTTATCTACGAAACGGTTGGAATTTACTCGATTTCACCATAGTAGTCATAGG TATGGTCAGTCCATTAATCCAACTGTTCACTGATGGAACATTCGATGTTAAAGCTTTAAGAGCCTTCAGGGTACTGAGGCCTTTGAGATTGGTTTCCGGTGTGCCAA GTCTTCAAATCGTGTTGAACTCAATCTTGAGAGCCATGGTACCCTTGCTCCACATCGCTTTTTTGGTGTTGTTCGTGATGATCATTTATGCCATCATAGGACTGGAGCTCTTCTCCGATAAACTCAACTCAACTTGCTACGATGCAGCAAATA ATTACCAGATCATGGAGAACCCCCATCCTTGCTCCATGGAAAATGAAACATCGGGTTTCAACTGTACGGATGTGGGTGAGACTTACGTCTGTAAAACAGGATGGAGTGGACCTAATAATGGCATCACAACATTCGACAATTTTGGACTATCCATGCTGACGGTCTTCCAGTGCATCACCCTTGAGGGTTGGACTGACGTCCTGTATAAT ATTCAAGATGCTCTGGGAAGAACATGGCAATGGTCATACTTTGTATCGATGGTTATCCTAGGAGCTTTTTTCGTTATGAACTTGATTCTTGGTGTCCTCAGTGG AGAATTCTCCAAAGAGAGAGAAAAGGCTAAATCAAGAGGTGACTTCCAAAAACTACGTGAAAAACAGCAGATAGAAGAGGATCTGAGGGGTTACTTGGACTGGATAACCCAAGCTGAAGACATAGAGCCTGAGGGTGAGGTGGAACAACAGGCACAAGACACCAAGGTGAACACCAGAAACGAGATGGAATCCACTGATCGTTTGGGGGAGGAGGAGAGCCAAAAAGAGTCTTGGttcaagaaaagaaaaaagtgtttcgatCGTTTCAACAGGAAAAGTAGGAGAATGTGTAGGAAAGCCGTGAAGTCTCAGGCTTTCTACTGGCTCATCATCATACTGGTGTTCTTGAATACTTTGGTACTGGCTTCTGAACATCATGGTCAACCAATCTGGCTGGATCAGTTTCAAG ATATCACCAACATATTTTTCATCGCACTCTTCACCCTGGAAATGCTGGTGAAGATGTACAGTTTAGGTTTGCAG GGTTATTTTGTGTCCCAGTTTAACAGATTCGACTGTTTCGTCGTCATAGGCAGTATTGTAGAAACAGTTCTGACCCAAAAATCCATAATGCCACCTCTGGGTATTTCAGTGCTTCGATGTGTTCGTTTGTTGAGAGTTTTCAAAGTGACAAA GTATTGGAAATCACTGTCCAATCTTGTGGTCTCACTGCTGAATTCTATACAGTCCATAGCGTCCCTACTGCTGCTGCTGTTCTTGTTCATTGTTATTTTCGCCCTTCTTGGCATGCAAGTCTTTGGGGGAAGATTCAATTACAACAAATACGAGGACAAGCCAAGATCGAACTTTGACTGCTTCTGGCAGGCTCTTTTGACAGTGTTCCAG ATTCTCACTGGTGAAGATTGGAATGTGGTTATGTACAATGGCATAGAGGCGTATGGTGGAGTTGGATTCCCTGGAATTTTGGCATGCATATATTTCATCATCCTCTTCATTTGTGGTAACT ATATACTGTTAAATGTTTTCTTGGCCATTGCTGTCGATAATTTAGCCGATGCTGAGTCTTTGAGTGATGTTGAGAAAGAAGAAGGAGATCAAGGAGAGGAGGAAAATAGATCACGAACTGTTACTCCTATTTTAGAAGAAGGAGCAGAGGAACAAAGCGTTGAGGAAGAGACAGAAGAAGAAGGACAGTATGGATCTGAAAG ATCAGGAAGCAAAAAAGACAATGGTTCAGAGACAAAGATCGATTTAGAGGAGGAAGAAGATGAAGTGTACGAAGATGAATTCAATGAAGAGGATAAATTGGAAGAAGAAG AGGCAATCGAAGATATACCACGTCCAAGAAGAAGgttttctgagatacacgtggTGAACAAAATCAAACCAATACCGAAAGGgacatctttttttattttctctcaTACAAACAA GTTCAGGGTGTTCTGCCATTGGTTCTGCAATCACAGCGTCTTCAGCAACGTCATCCTTGTCTGCATTCTCGTATCTTCTGCGCTCTTGGCTCTGGAGGAACCCGTTAAAACAGACTCTGACGACTTCTTCACAAGT CTTCCAGCAACATGTGACCCTTACTTCACTGCTATATTCACTGTTGAGCTGTTGTTGAAGACCATAGCATACGGATGCATTCTTCACGAAGGAGCTTTCTTCAGGTCTGCCTTCAACGTGCTCGATTTGATCGTTGTTTGCGTTTCTTTAACTTCTATCTGGAGTGG GGAAGCTGGTATGTCTGTCTTCAAGATATTGAGGGTGTTGAAGGTTCTTAGACCCCTGAGGGCTATAAACAGAGCTAAAGGCCTCAAA CATGTGGTACAGTGCGTGATCGTTGCCATAAAAACCATTGGTAACATTGTCCTGGTTACATGTCTCTTGCAATTTATGTTTGCAGTAATTGGTGTACAGCTCTTCAAG gggAAATTTTCTGTATGTTCTGATCATTCCAAACTTGAGGCAGCCCACTGCAA TGGAACCTTCATAATATACCAAGAGGGTGACATAAACCGACCAAAAATTGTGGAGAGATTGTGGACAACTAATCGCTTCCATTTCGACAATGTAGCCAAGGCCATGTTGACATTATTCACAGTTTCAACCTTTGAGGGATGGCCAAATCTTCTACACGTCTCCATAGACTCCCACGAGGAGAACAAGGGACCAATTTTGAACTTCAGACCGGTGGTGGCTGTTTACTACATCACGTACATCATCATCATTGCCTTCTTCATGGTCAACATATTCGTTGGTTTCGTCATTGTCACCTTTCAGAATGAAGGAGAGCAGGAATATAAGAACTGTGATCTTGATAAGAACCAGAGGAACTGCATTGAGTTTGCCTTGAAAGCGAAGCCTGTAAGGAGGTATATACCGAAGGAACGTATACAGTACAAG GTTTGGTGGTTTGTTACATCAAAACCTTTCGAGTATGCCATCTTCGTGTTGATCTTGATAAACACTATTACTCTTGCTATGAAGATACCCAACCCATCTCCACTTTACACGATGATACTGGATGAATCAAATATGGCATTTACTGCCATATTTGCCATGGAGTTCATCTTTAAATTGGCTGCTTTCAGAGTTAGA AATTACTTGAGAGATGCTTGGAATATGTTCGATTTTGTGATAGTCTTGGGTGGTTTCATCGATATAGTCTACCAAGAAGTTTTC CCTGGTGGTGGATCCTTTAAGTTCACAGGAAAATTCTTCCGTCTTTTTCGAGTCATGAGGTTGATAAAATTGCTGAGTAAAGGCGAAGGTATAAGGACTCTGCTTTGGACCTTCCTGAAGTCATTCCAAGCCTTGCCGTATGTAGCACTCTTAGTATTGATGCTGTTCTTCATCTACGCTGTCATTGGTATGCAAACTTTTGGCAAGATAGAGTCCAGGAGCAGCGAAGGGAATATCAATAGGAACTCGAATTTTGCAACATTCTTCCAGGCTATCTTGGTCCTTTTCAGATCAGCAACTG GTGAGGCTTGGCAAGAGATCATGATGGATTGTGCTGATTCCAAGGCTAAATGTGATAGTAGGCTTGGTCAGGAGTATTGTGGCTCTGATATATCCTACCCTTACTTCATATCCTTCTACGTTTTATGTTCGTTCTTA ATCATCAATCTTTTCGTGGCCGTCATCATGGACAACTTCGACTATCTAACCAGAGATTGGTCGATACTGGGTTGCCACCATTTGGACGAATTCATCAGGTTATGGAGCGAATACGATCCAGACGCTAAAGGAAGGATAAAACATCTGGACGTGGTCACCCTTCTGCGTAAAATATCACCACCACTTGGCTTCGGAAAGCTCTGCCCCTACAGGATAGCCTGCAAGAGATTGGTGTCGATGAACATGCCATTAAACAGCGATGGAACAGTCTATTTCAACGCCACATTGTTTGCCGTCGTAAGGACTTCACTAAAGATCAAAACGGAGG GTAATATTGACGATGCGAATGCCGAGCTGAGGGCTGTCATCAAGAAGATATGGAAACGTACGGATCCCAAGTTACTAGACCAGGTGGTACCTCCACCAGGTGTAGATGATGAAGTGACAGTCGGTAAATTCTACGCAACCTTCTTGATCCAGGATTACTTCAAGAGGTTCAAGAAGAGAAAGGAGGAGGAGCTTAAAGGGGGTGACAAGGAAACTCAACATACCGTCACTTTACAGGCTGGTCTAAGAACACTCCACGAGGCAGGACCAGAACTGAAGAGGGCCATATCTGGTAACTTGGATGAGATGATAGAACCAGAACCAACGCATAGG AGGAACCATACGCTGTTTGGTAGTGTTTGGTCGTCCATGCGAAGAGGTGCCAGTTTTAGGGAGAAGTTTTTGAATATGAACTCTACCAAACCCAAACAGGCTACCATCGATTCCAGCATAGAGTTTTTACCCTTCAATGCAGTTCGAAGAGGTACCAAAGATGGAATCAACCATGTTAGTCCATTGGGGAGGAGTGTGCCTGGTGTCACAGA gaCACCAGACTTTCTTCAGCCTATCTACAAGG GGAGGCCGAATGGGAACGTGACAACAGGAGATCTAGCCTTGAGCAACGATACAACACCTCCCTTCGAGGTGGTAGGTTCAGCTGAGAGTTTGGTGGGTAGAATTTTGACCGAGCAAGGTTTGGGAGAGTATGCTGATCCAGATTTCATCAGATACACCTCCAAGGAGATGCAGGAGGCCATGGAGATGACGCAGGAGGAGATGGATAGGGCTGCTCACCAGATATTGCAACGCGAGAGACAGTTGCTGGCTCAATCACAATTGTGA